A single region of the Xenopus laevis strain J_2021 chromosome 4L, Xenopus_laevis_v10.1, whole genome shotgun sequence genome encodes:
- the hspb11.L gene encoding heat shock protein family B (small) member 11 L homeolog, which produces MTRAGDLCLSSAGARVTLATSSDDRHPANNIIDGNTDTFWTTTGMYPQEFIISLNGIQKINKIILQSSLVRSVRIESSTSKEPVNFELRLERDLENTEEHLQFEEFTLPGIQVAHIRFVILSGFDHFASVHRVSAEGDK; this is translated from the exons ATGACACGGGCAGGTGACTTGTGCCTGAGTTCTGCGGGAGCGCGGGTTACACTGGCTACCAGCAGCGATGACAGACACCCAGCAAACAACATAATAGACGG GAACACCGACACATTCTGGACAACTACTGGAATGTATCCTCAAGAATTCATCATCAGTTTGAATGGCATTCAGAAAATAAACAAGATAATCCTCCAGAGCTCATTAG TACGATCTGTAAGGATTGAATCAAGCACATCCAAAGAACCTGTCAACTTTGAGCTCCGTCTAGAAAGAG ATCTTGAAAATACTGAAGAGCATCTACAGTTTGAGGAGTTTACT ctCCCGGGCATTCAAGTTGCACATATTCGTTTTGTGATCTTGTCTGGATTTGATCATTTTGCATCTGTGCACAGAGTTTCAGCAGAAGGAGATAAATAA
- the lrrc42.L gene encoding leucine-rich repeat-containing protein 42, whose protein sequence is MFQCLEPERNEEAGLVYVREKGKLSVIGSHSSELRTRPCRLFSKGFSVELCGKQEDTSKHRQKPFIFTYTKEGSLRYSAKSLFTLTLELISDNIQYVDSLMGFPDQIAEKLFTAAEAKQKFYAPCSGLMALRKFTEAYGDLVLSSLCLRGRYLLVSERLEEIKSFQCLHSLDLSCCKLGDEHELLAHLSSDPMSSLTELYLKDNCLSNIGIQKMTASVRVLGRGLDKLKVLDLSSNPGITDRGVCFLFGFKLLKFLDLSDTSIQDPSGTLKKIETKIGLVLSKKSIFQFDHTNCRTQGWAEQLLEQWESYILSAIKPKDTLKSRNAAQQFYGKEKKQIPSDSGTFTLPAPVVQKQTHLQFFRPKEQKDPDSSNSEKRRHSTKRTGADCVQEDCSIAPSTKRPRVTLTSSDWDLLNSY, encoded by the exons ATGTTTCAGTGCCTTGAGCCAGAGAGGAATGAGGAGGCAGGACTGGTTTATGTGCGAGAGAAAGGAAAGCTATCCGTTATTGGGTcacatagctctgagctcaggaCTCGACCATGCCGTCTTTTTTCTAAAGGATTCTCAGTGGAACTATGCGGGAAGCAAGAAGATACCTCAAAACACAGACAGAAACCTTTCATATTTACATATACTAAGGAAGGAAGCTTACGCTATTCTGCCAAGTCACTTTTTACCCTGACACTTGAGCTAATCTCTGACAATATCCAGTATGTAGACTCCCTGATGGGATTTCCTGACCAGATTGCAGAGAAACTCTTCACTGCTGCAGAAGCCAAGCAGAAATTCTATGCGCCTTGCAGTGGGTTGATGGCcctgcgcaaattcactgaagcTTATGGAGACCTGGTGTTGTCATCATTATGTCTACGTGGCAG ATACCTTCTGGTCTCTGAGAGATTAGAGGAGATAAAATCTTTCCAATGCCTCCATTCCCTGGATTTATCATGCTGTAAACTGGGGGATGAACACGAGCTGCTGGCGCACCTTAGTTCTGATCCGATGAGCAG CCTGACTGAGTTGTACTTAAAAGATAACTGCTTGTCCAACATTGGAATACAGAAAATGACAGCTTCAGTGCGGGTTTTAGGGAGAGGCTTGGATAAACTTAAAGTGCTGGACCTGTCTT ctAACCCAGGTATAACAGACAGAGGAGTTTGTTTCCTATTTGGTTTTAAACTGCTTAAATTTTTGGACCTTTCTGATACAAGTATACAG gATCCCAGTGGAACATTAAAGAAGATTGAGACAAAGATTGGCTTAGTTCTTAGCAAGAAATCAATATTTCAATTTGATCATACAAACTGCAGGACTCAGGGATGGGCAGAACAG CTATTGGAGCAATGGGAAAGCTATATCTTATCAGCCATTAAACCAAAGGATACACTGAAATCACGGAATGCAGCACAGCAATTCT atggaaaagaaaaaaagcaaatcccTTCGGATTCAGGGACATTCACCTTGCCAGCACCAGTGGTACAAAAACAAACACATCTGCAGTTTTTCAGGCCAAAGGAACAGAAGGATCCAGATTCTTCCAACTCTGAGAAAAGACGACATTCAACCAAGAGAACTGGTGCAGATTGTGTGCAAGAAGATTGTAGCATTGCTCCTTCCACTAAGCGCCCACGTGTTACACTTACTTCTTCAGACTGGGACTTGCTAAACAGTTACTGA